The following are encoded together in the Myxocyprinus asiaticus isolate MX2 ecotype Aquarium Trade chromosome 7, UBuf_Myxa_2, whole genome shotgun sequence genome:
- the LOC127443606 gene encoding relaxin-3-like isoform X2, with protein MYKAAFLTLTLLLALVGSAQATEGHPIYGVKLCGREFIRAVIFTCGGSRWRRSLDVSGDLSSDLLSAHDDEASDSWSTNPITALSYRPRPQSEAPGWAREGQEGPVFSRPARSLISEEVLEALRTSDRKGRDVVVGLSNACCKWGCSKSEISSLC; from the exons ATGTATAAAGCTGCATTTCTCACTCTCACCCTGCTGCTGGCGCTCGTGGGCAGCGCCCAGGCTACAGAGGGTCACCCCATCTACGGAGTGAAGCTGTGCGGCAGAGAATTCATTCGAGCGGTCATCTTCACCTGTGGAGGCTCTCGCTGGAGGAGATCTCTGGATGTGTCag GTGACCTGTCCAGTGATTTGCTCTCTGCTCATGATGATGAAGCCTCTGACAGCTGGAGCACCAACCCCATCACTGCACTCTCATACAGACCCCGTCCTCAGTCAGAGGCCCCCGGCTGGGCAAGAGAGGGCCAGGAGGGCCCCGTGTTCAGCCGCCCCGCCCGCTCACTCATCTCAGAGGAAGTGCTGGAGGCCTTGCGCACATCAGACAGGAAGGGGCGGGACGTGGTGGTTGGTCTGTCCAACGCCTGCTGTAAATGGGGTTGCAGTAAAAGTGAGATCAGCTCGTTATGTTAA
- the LOC127443606 gene encoding relaxin-3-like isoform X1 — MGQEISASVVIMYKAAFLTLTLLLALVGSAQATEGHPIYGVKLCGREFIRAVIFTCGGSRWRRSLDVSGDLSSDLLSAHDDEASDSWSTNPITALSYRPRPQSEAPGWAREGQEGPVFSRPARSLISEEVLEALRTSDRKGRDVVVGLSNACCKWGCSKSEISSLC, encoded by the exons TTGTCATCATGTATAAAGCTGCATTTCTCACTCTCACCCTGCTGCTGGCGCTCGTGGGCAGCGCCCAGGCTACAGAGGGTCACCCCATCTACGGAGTGAAGCTGTGCGGCAGAGAATTCATTCGAGCGGTCATCTTCACCTGTGGAGGCTCTCGCTGGAGGAGATCTCTGGATGTGTCag GTGACCTGTCCAGTGATTTGCTCTCTGCTCATGATGATGAAGCCTCTGACAGCTGGAGCACCAACCCCATCACTGCACTCTCATACAGACCCCGTCCTCAGTCAGAGGCCCCCGGCTGGGCAAGAGAGGGCCAGGAGGGCCCCGTGTTCAGCCGCCCCGCCCGCTCACTCATCTCAGAGGAAGTGCTGGAGGCCTTGCGCACATCAGACAGGAAGGGGCGGGACGTGGTGGTTGGTCTGTCCAACGCCTGCTGTAAATGGGGTTGCAGTAAAAGTGAGATCAGCTCGTTATGTTAA